One part of the Glycine max cultivar Williams 82 chromosome 14, Glycine_max_v4.0, whole genome shotgun sequence genome encodes these proteins:
- the LOC100807072 gene encoding homeobox-leucine zipper protein HAT9 — MSFHDTSNTGLGLGLGLGLVSFHDQSENCMKSTNDPLREIHKIKKVENPSKCNSTYPSLTLGPPDDDDDDDDEVNNQPPSSKTESYEYFRPHVSSPSAVSSFSNYSSIKRERDQVLWEKEFEVEVEKVPTRVGDVDEDGNPRKKLRLTKEQAAVLEENFREHSTLNPKQKQELAMKLNLRARQVEVWFQNRRARTKLKQTESDCELLKKCCDTLTEENKKLQKELQELKSIQATPMPLYMQIPAATLCICPSCERICGGNNNSDGGNNNNGSSHTTSLLIGSKTHHHSFYKSNKYPFPHSSSAAC, encoded by the exons ATGAGTTTTCATGATACATCAAACACGGGGCTTGGACTTGGTCTTGGTCTTGGACTTGTTAGCTTCCATGATCAATCAGAGAATTGCATGAAGAGTACTAATGATCCCTTGAGAGAAATCCATAAGataaaaaaggtggagaatccATCAAAATGTAACAGCACATACCCTTCACTTACATTAGGACcaccagatgatgatgatgatgatgatgatgaagtgaATAATCAACCACCAAGTTCAAAAACTGAGTCCTATGAATATTTTCGTCCCCATGTTTCTTCTCCTAGTGCGGTGTCTTCATTTTCCAACTATTCTAGCATCAAGAGGGAAAGAGATCAGGTTTTGTGGGAAAAAGAATTTGAGGTAGAGGTAGAGAAAGTTCCAACAAGGGTTGGTGATGTTGACGAAGATGGTAACCCCAGAAAGAAACTTAGGCTCACAAAAGAGCAAGCCGCAGTCTTGGAGGAAAATTTCAGAGAGCATTCTACTCTTAATCCG aAGCAAAAGCAAGAATTGGCAATGAAGCTGAATCTGCGAGCAAGACAAGTAGAGGTGTGGTTTCAGAATAGGAGAGCCAG GACAAAGCTAAAGCAAACCGAGTCAGATTGTGAACTATTGAAGAAATGTTGCGATACTCTAACcgaagaaaataagaagctgCAAAAGGAGCTGCAAGAACTAAAGTCAATACAAGCAACGCCAATGCCCCTTTATATGCAGATTCCAGCAGCCACACTTTGCATTTGCCCTTCTTGTGAGAGAATATGTGGTGGCAACAACAACAGTGATGGCGGCAACAATAATAATGGCTCTTCACACACGACATCGTTGCTCATTGGCTCAAAGACACATCATCATTCCTTTTACAAAAGTAACAAGTATCCATTCCCCCACTCATCATCCGCAGCATGCTAG